Proteins from a single region of Nerophis ophidion isolate RoL-2023_Sa linkage group LG08, RoL_Noph_v1.0, whole genome shotgun sequence:
- the LOC133557357 gene encoding histone H2A — MSGRGKTGGKARAKAKTRSSRAGLQFPVGRVHRLLRKGNYGERIGAGAPVYLAAVLEYLTAEILELAGNAARDNKKTRIIPRHLQLAVRNDEELNKLLGGVTIAQGGVLPNIQAVLLPKKTEKAAKK; from the coding sequence ATGTCTGGACGTGGCAAAACCGGCGGCAAGGCAAGAGCCAAGGCCAAGACCAGGTCCTCCCGTGCCGGACTGCAGTTCCCAGTGGGTCGCGTCCACCGTCTGCTCCGCAAAGGCAACTACGGCGAGCGTATCGGCGCCGGTGCTCCTGTCTACCTGGCAGCAGTGCTGGAGTATCTGACCGCTGAGATCTTGGAGTTGGCGGGGAACGCAGCCCGTGACAACAAGAAGACCAGAATCATCCCCCGTCATCTTCAGCTGGCTGTCCGCAACGACGAGGAGCTCAACAAACTCCTGGGAGGTGTCACCATCGCCCAGGGCGGTGTGTTGCCTAACATTCAGGCTGTTCTGCTGCCCAAGAAGACCGAGAAGGCTGCCAAGAAGTAA
- the LOC133557356 gene encoding histone H2B 1/2-like isoform X2 — translation MPEPAKFAPKKGSKKAVTKAAGKGKGTRRKGRKESYAIYVYKVLKQVHPDTGISSKAMSIMNSFVNDIFERIASEASRLAHYNKRSTISSREIQTAVRLLLPGELAKHAVSEGTKAVTKYTSSK, via the coding sequence ATGCCTGAGCCAGCTAAGTTCGCACCCAAGAAGGGTTCCAAGAAAGCCGTCACCAAGGCTGCCGGAAAGGGCAAAGGGACGCGCAGGAAGGGGAGGAAGGAGAGCTACGCCATCTACGTGTACAAGGTCCTGAAGCAGGTCCACCCCGACACCGGCATCTCGTCCAAGGCCATGAGCATCATGAACTCCTTCGTCAACGACATCTTCGAGCGCATCGCCTCCGAGGCGTCTCGTCTGGCTCACTACAACAAGAGGTCCACCATCTCTTCCAGGGAGATCCAGACCGCCGTCCGCCTCCTGCTGCCGGGTGAGCTGGCCAAGCACGCCGTGTCTGAGGGCACCAAGGCTGTCACCAAGTACACCAGCTCCAAGTAA
- the LOC133557367 gene encoding histone H3.1t-like, with the protein MARTKQTARKSTGGKAPRKQLATKAARKSAPATGGVKKPHRYRPGTVALREIRRYQKSTELLIRKLPFQRLVREIAQDFKTDLRFQSSAVMALQESSEAYLVGLFEDTNLVIQFRSLQREIMSGRGKGGKGLGKGGAKRHRKVLRDNIQGITKPAIRRLARRGGVKRISGLIYEETRGVLKVFLENVIRDAVTYTEHAKRKTVTAMDVVYALKRQGRTLYGFGG; encoded by the exons ATGGCAAGAACCAAGCAGACAGCCCGTAAGTCCACCGGCGGCAAAGCCCCCAGGAAGCAGCTGGCCACCAAGGCCGCCCGCAAGAGTGCACCCGCTACCGGCGGCGTCAAGAAACCTCACCGTTACAGGCCCGGAACCGTGGCTCTCCGTGAGATCCGCCGCTACCAGAAGTCCACCGAGCTGCTCATCCGCAAACTGCCCTTCCAGCGCCTGGTCAGGGAAATCGCCCAAGATTTCAAGACCGACCTCCGCTTCCAGAGCTCCGCAGTGATGGCTCTCCAGGAGTCCAGCGAGGCTTACCTGGTCGGTCTGTTTGAGGACACCAACCT GGTCATTCAGTTTCGTTCACTACAACGTGAAATCATGTCTGGACGCGGCAAGGGAGGTAAAGGACTGGGGAAAGGAGGCGCCAAGCGTCACCGCAAAGTTCTCCGTGATAACATCCAGGGAATCACCAAACCCGCCATCCGTCGTCTGGCTCGCCGCGGCGGAGTGAAGCGTATCTCCGGCCTGATCTACGAGGAGACCCGCGGCGTCCTGAAGGTGTTCCTTGAGAACGTCATCCGCGATGCCGTCACTTACACCGAGCACGCCAAGAGGAAGACTGTGACCGCCATGGATGTTGTCTACGCCCTCAAGAGGCAGGGACGCACCCTGTACGGTTTTGGAGGTTAA
- the LOC133557364 gene encoding histone H2B 1/2-like: protein MPEPAKSAPKKGSKKAVTKAAGKGKGKRRKTRKESYAIYVYKVLKQVHPDTGISSKAMSIMNSFVNDIFERIASEASRLAHYNKRSTISSREIQTAVRLLLPGELAKHAVSEGTKAVTKYTSSK from the coding sequence ATGCCTGAGCCAGCTAAGTCCGCGCCCAAGAAGGGCTCCAAGAAAGCCGTCACTAAGGCTGCTGGAAAAGGCAAAGGCAAGCGCAGAAAGACAAGGAAGGAGAGCTACGCCATCTACGTGTACAAGGTCCTGAAGCAGGTCCACCCCGACACCGGCATCTCGTCCAAGGCCATGAGCATCATGAACTCCTTCGTCAACGACATCTTCGAGCGCATCGCCTCCGAGGCGTCTCGTCTGGCTCACTACAACAAGAGGTCCACCATCTCTTCCAGGGAGATCCAGACCGCCGTCCGCCTCCTGCTGCCGGGTGAGCTGGCCAAGCACGCCGTGTCTGAGGGCACCAAGGCTGTCACCAAGTACACCAGCTCCAAGTAA
- the LOC133557358 gene encoding histone H2A, translating into MSGRGKTGGKARAKAKTRSSRAGLQFPVGRVHRLLRKGNYGERIGAGAPVYLAAVLEYLTAEILELAGNAARDNKKTRIIPRHLQLAVRNDEELNKLLGGVTIAQGGVLPNIQAVLLPKKTEKAAKK; encoded by the coding sequence ATGTCTGGACGTGGCAAAACCGGCGGCAAGGCAAGAGCCAAGGCCAAGACCAGGTCCTCCCGTGCAGGACTGCAGTTCCCAGTGGGTCGCGTCCACCGTCTGCTCCGTAAAGGCAACTACGGCGAGCGTATCGGCGCCGGTGCTCCTGTCTACCTGGCAGCAGTGCTGGAGTATCTGACCGCTGAGATCTTGGAGTTGGCGGGGAACGCAGCCCGTGACAACAAGAAGACCAGAATCATCCCCCGTCATCTTCAGCTGGCTGTCCGCAACGACGAGGAGCTCAACAAACTCCTGGGAGGTGTCACCATCGCCCAGGGCGGTGTGTTGCCTAACATCCAGGCTGTTCTGCTGCCCAAGAAGACCGAGAAGGCTgccaagaagtaa